From one Halothece sp. PCC 7418 genomic stretch:
- a CDS encoding multicopper oxidase domain-containing protein — protein MSFENGNHGQPLWKRRQLLKWGAAGVGLLGTSLLFNPAAQSRSKPIIPPPPEDTPLRGNGVNPFTFLREFDYGTVKQENGRTVREFYLEATSGIIELNTVVSFRTWVYNDRVPGPTLRAKSGDRVRVIFNNQAGRFHTVHFHGIHPASEDGVRSVRHDEQVVYEFDAQPYGVHLYHCHVEPVTRHIGKGLYGMFIIDPPEPRPQADEMVLIMGAYDTNEDEENEFYAFNGIPNYYDDYPIPIQKDQLIRVYLLNMMEFASAATFHLHANMFKVYRTGSTLTPHEITDAVTMGPSERHILEFSYQYSGKYMFHPHQDWIAERGCMGYFRVVENV, from the coding sequence ATGAGTTTTGAAAATGGAAATCACGGTCAGCCCCTCTGGAAACGTCGCCAACTGCTTAAATGGGGAGCAGCAGGAGTCGGGCTTTTGGGAACAAGTCTCCTGTTCAACCCAGCAGCCCAAAGTAGAAGTAAACCCATTATTCCCCCTCCCCCCGAAGATACTCCTTTACGGGGGAATGGCGTGAACCCCTTTACTTTCCTGCGGGAATTTGATTACGGAACAGTTAAACAAGAAAATGGGCGCACAGTACGCGAATTTTATCTAGAAGCCACTTCAGGAATTATTGAACTCAATACGGTTGTTTCCTTTCGGACTTGGGTTTATAACGATCGCGTTCCAGGTCCGACCTTAAGAGCCAAAAGTGGCGATCGCGTGCGTGTCATTTTCAACAATCAAGCAGGACGCTTTCACACAGTTCACTTTCACGGGATACACCCCGCCTCAGAAGATGGGGTTCGCTCGGTACGCCACGATGAACAAGTGGTATATGAATTTGACGCTCAACCCTACGGCGTTCATTTGTACCATTGTCACGTTGAACCCGTCACCCGTCATATTGGGAAAGGACTTTACGGAATGTTTATCATTGATCCACCTGAACCTCGTCCCCAAGCGGATGAAATGGTTTTAATTATGGGGGCTTATGACACCAATGAAGACGAAGAAAATGAATTTTATGCCTTTAATGGGATTCCAAACTATTACGATGACTATCCTATTCCCATCCAAAAAGATCAACTGATTCGGGTATATCTCCTAAATATGATGGAATTTGCTTCTGCTGCAACCTTTCATCTTCATGCCAATATGTTCAAAGTATATCGCACAGGTTCGACGTTAACCCCTCATGAAATCACCGATGCTGTCACCATGGGTCCCTCGGAACGGCACATTCTAGAATTTTCTTATCAGTATTCTGGAAAATATATGTTTCACCCCCATCAAGACTGGATCGCAGAACGAGGCTGTATGGGGTATTTCCGAGTTGTTGAAAACGTTTAA
- the ruvC gene encoding crossover junction endodeoxyribonuclease RuvC, with protein MTSLTILGLDPGLATLGFGCVSAAKVQKTPVNGSKKLKDYQSSVDQPVQLIEFGVIETPAQQAVEQRLATIYDDLHCVIAEFTPDLVAIEKLFFYRMANTIAVAQARGVILLTLGQNQLPYVEFSPPEIKQTLTGYGKADKQEVQTAIARELNLDSIPKPDDAADALAVALTAWYHQ; from the coding sequence ATGACTTCATTAACAATTCTCGGACTTGATCCAGGACTTGCCACACTAGGCTTTGGTTGTGTCAGTGCTGCTAAAGTCCAAAAAACACCTGTCAATGGAAGCAAGAAACTGAAAGACTATCAATCGAGTGTTGATCAGCCAGTACAACTTATTGAATTTGGTGTTATCGAAACTCCTGCTCAACAAGCTGTAGAACAACGATTAGCAACGATTTACGACGACTTACATTGCGTTATTGCTGAATTTACTCCCGATTTAGTTGCGATCGAAAAACTCTTTTTTTATCGGATGGCAAACACAATTGCCGTTGCTCAAGCCAGAGGAGTGATTCTATTAACTTTAGGACAGAATCAATTACCTTATGTGGAATTTAGTCCCCCTGAAATTAAACAAACCCTCACAGGTTACGGGAAAGCAGATAAACAAGAGGTACAAACAGCGATCGCGCGGGAACTTAATCTTGATTCAATTCCCAAACCCGATGATGCAGCAGATGCGTTAGCGGTTGCGCTTACTGCTTGGTATCATCAGTAG
- a CDS encoding nucleoside triphosphate pyrophosphohydrolase, whose amino-acid sequence MKKYYYKLVRDRVPEIIKNSGNQCETTILSDEDYQQALRQKLIEEAEEVTTASPEELVKELADLYEVIDTLIITAELDKETILAQQKKRREERGGFQEKIQLISTLTATDDTKQ is encoded by the coding sequence ATGAAAAAATATTATTATAAATTAGTGCGCGATCGCGTTCCTGAAATTATTAAAAATTCAGGAAATCAGTGCGAAACCACGATCTTGTCAGATGAAGATTATCAACAAGCGTTGCGTCAAAAATTGATTGAAGAAGCCGAAGAAGTAACAACAGCCTCTCCAGAAGAACTGGTTAAAGAACTCGCTGATTTATACGAAGTGATTGACACTCTAATTATTACCGCAGAACTTGACAAAGAAACGATTCTTGCTCAGCAAAAAAAACGGCGAGAAGAACGCGGAGGGTTTCAAGAAAAAATTCAACTCATCTCAACTTTGACGGCTACTGATGATACCAAGCAGTAA
- a CDS encoding CPXCG motif-containing cysteine-rich protein: MENTAEFICAFCGETNSTFIDVSAGNQQSYVEDCQVCCNPNVLYITVDEETLDVEIESDCES, encoded by the coding sequence ATGGAAAATACTGCCGAATTTATCTGTGCTTTTTGTGGTGAAACCAATTCTACTTTTATTGATGTTAGCGCAGGTAACCAACAAAGTTATGTTGAAGATTGTCAAGTTTGTTGTAATCCGAATGTTCTTTATATTACTGTTGATGAAGAAACGTTAGATGTTGAAATTGAGAGTGACTGCGAAAGTTGA
- a CDS encoding site-2 protease family protein, giving the protein MNNNIRVGNLFGIPFYVNPSWFLVLTLVTWVYGSQLQNFPQLVGIAPWLLGLVAALLLFSSVLAHELGHSFVAIQQGINVNSITLFIFGGLASLEEESKSPGDAFLVAIAGPVVSLILFGVFTFVNVSFPLSEPLTAVIGLLATVNLILAIFNMIPGLPLDGGNVLKSIVWKITGNQYRGIFIASIVGQFIGWIAIVLGVFSVFGITEFGSLWTALIGFFLLQNAGSSAQSATLQDKLSRFTAEEAVSKNSPVVAADFTLREFVNEYVIGKGEWNKFLVTDEEGKLIGQLNVDDLKTIPTSEWNQQTVRELTKPQEVNSVKPKQSLLEVVMMFEKNKQSEVAVIGENGVVFGLIEKSGIASFLEEHQEDLKAA; this is encoded by the coding sequence ATGAATAATAATATCCGTGTCGGTAATCTATTTGGAATTCCCTTTTATGTCAACCCTTCTTGGTTTCTAGTGCTCACCCTAGTGACTTGGGTTTATGGTAGCCAGTTACAAAATTTCCCGCAACTGGTGGGGATTGCACCTTGGCTGCTGGGACTAGTTGCTGCACTGCTACTGTTTTCTTCCGTTTTAGCCCATGAGTTAGGACATAGCTTTGTGGCGATTCAACAAGGAATTAACGTCAATTCCATTACCCTATTTATCTTCGGTGGTTTAGCGAGTTTAGAAGAAGAATCAAAAAGTCCAGGGGATGCTTTTCTGGTCGCGATCGCGGGACCCGTTGTTAGTTTAATCCTATTTGGAGTTTTCACGTTTGTTAACGTCTCTTTCCCTTTATCAGAACCGCTAACTGCAGTCATCGGCTTACTGGCTACAGTTAACCTCATTCTTGCCATCTTTAACATGATTCCGGGCTTACCTCTTGATGGTGGGAATGTCTTAAAATCCATCGTTTGGAAGATCACTGGCAATCAATATCGTGGTATTTTTATCGCCAGCATTGTCGGTCAATTTATCGGTTGGATTGCGATTGTCCTCGGGGTCTTTTCTGTTTTTGGAATTACAGAATTTGGCAGCTTATGGACAGCATTAATTGGCTTTTTCTTACTCCAAAATGCTGGAAGTTCTGCTCAATCAGCAACCCTTCAAGATAAGCTCAGTCGCTTCACCGCAGAAGAAGCAGTTAGTAAAAACAGTCCCGTTGTTGCTGCCGATTTCACCTTACGGGAATTCGTCAATGAATATGTCATCGGAAAAGGGGAATGGAATAAATTTCTGGTGACCGATGAAGAAGGAAAACTGATTGGTCAACTGAATGTTGATGACTTAAAAACTATTCCCACTTCCGAATGGAATCAGCAAACAGTTCGAGAGTTAACCAAACCCCAAGAAGTCAACTCAGTTAAACCAAAACAATCCTTACTCGAAGTTGTGATGATGTTTGAAAAAAACAAGCAAAGTGAAGTTGCTGTCATTGGAGAAAATGGCGTTGTCTTCGGGTTAATTGAAAAATCTGGAATTGCTAGTTTTCTTGAAGAACATCAAGAAGATCTAAAAGCTGCTTAA
- the psaJ gene encoding photosystem I reaction center subunit IX: MDGLKTFFSSAPVLIMALLTFTAGILIEFNRFFPDLLFHPMP, translated from the coding sequence ATGGACGGTTTGAAAACCTTTTTTTCCAGTGCGCCAGTTTTAATTATGGCTCTCTTAACCTTTACGGCGGGAATTTTAATCGAGTTTAATCGCTTTTTCCCCGATTTACTCTTCCATCCAATGCCGTAG
- a CDS encoding photosystem I reaction center protein PsaF subunit III gives MPRLLALILSVMLLFGFAAPANAQAEGNSQLVPCSESAAYQQRAKNFRNTTADPESGQKRAERYSQALCGPEGLPHLVVDGRLSRAGDFLIPSIMFLYIAGWIGWVGRAYLISIREEKNPEQKEILIDVPRAFKIMLSGFAWPVAAVKELLSGELTAKEGEIPISPR, from the coding sequence ATGCCAAGACTGCTTGCTTTAATTCTGTCAGTAATGCTACTGTTCGGCTTTGCTGCTCCAGCTAATGCCCAAGCCGAAGGAAACTCTCAACTGGTTCCCTGTAGCGAATCTGCTGCTTATCAACAACGAGCGAAAAACTTCCGTAATACCACTGCCGATCCCGAATCTGGACAAAAACGTGCGGAACGTTATTCTCAAGCCCTTTGTGGTCCCGAAGGCTTACCTCACTTAGTGGTAGATGGTCGCCTGTCTCGCGCTGGCGATTTCCTGATTCCCAGCATTATGTTCCTGTACATTGCCGGTTGGATCGGCTGGGTGGGTCGCGCTTACCTAATCTCTATTAGAGAGGAGAAAAACCCCGAACAAAAAGAAATCCTAATCGATGTCCCTCGGGCGTTTAAGATCATGCTCAGTGGCTTTGCTTGGCCAGTGGCTGCTGTCAAAGAGCTTCTCTCTGGTGAGTTAACGGCGAAAGAAGGTGAAATCCCCATTTCCCCTCGCTAG
- the tsaD gene encoding tRNA (adenosine(37)-N6)-threonylcarbamoyltransferase complex transferase subunit TsaD, with protein MSTILAIETSCDETGVAIVKNRQILSNIVASQIEIHRLYGGVVPEVASRQHLEVINPCLEQALAEADLSWDKIDGIAVTVAPGLVGALLVGLATAKTLAMVHQKPLLGIHHLEGHIYASYLSNPTLEPPFLCLLVSGGHTSLIAVRGCGDYTLLGGTRDDAVGEAFDKTARLLGLGYPGGPAIDRAAQSGNLHAYPLPEGKVSRPEGGYYPYEFSFSGLKTAVARLVKQLETEGELPVNDLAASFQETVARSLSERTINCALEYNLKTIVVGGGVAANRSLREKLTAKAATEGLTVHFPPLKLCTDNAAMIACAGVQHYDRAHFSSPTLAATSRLPLTEVMSLYSHQKQPVI; from the coding sequence ATGTCCACTATCTTAGCCATCGAAACCAGTTGCGATGAGACGGGTGTCGCAATTGTTAAGAATCGTCAAATTTTAAGTAATATTGTTGCTTCCCAGATCGAAATTCATCGTCTTTACGGCGGAGTTGTGCCTGAAGTCGCCTCACGGCAGCATTTAGAGGTGATCAACCCTTGTTTGGAACAAGCCCTTGCTGAGGCTGATTTAAGTTGGGATAAAATTGATGGCATTGCTGTCACTGTCGCGCCTGGATTAGTGGGAGCATTGTTAGTGGGCTTAGCAACGGCAAAAACCCTTGCGATGGTTCACCAGAAACCATTATTAGGCATTCATCACCTTGAAGGGCATATTTACGCGAGTTATTTGAGTAATCCCACCTTAGAACCGCCCTTTCTCTGTTTACTCGTCTCAGGGGGACATACCAGCTTAATCGCTGTTCGCGGATGTGGAGACTATACTCTGCTTGGGGGAACACGAGACGATGCTGTGGGAGAAGCCTTTGATAAAACGGCTCGTTTGTTGGGATTAGGTTATCCTGGAGGCCCGGCGATTGATCGCGCTGCACAGTCTGGAAATCTTCATGCTTATCCTCTTCCCGAGGGGAAAGTGTCTCGCCCAGAAGGAGGATACTATCCTTATGAGTTTAGTTTTAGTGGTTTGAAGACAGCAGTGGCGCGGTTAGTGAAGCAGTTAGAAACGGAAGGAGAGTTACCCGTCAATGATTTAGCAGCCTCCTTTCAAGAAACTGTTGCGCGATCGCTGAGTGAACGAACCATTAACTGTGCTCTAGAATATAATCTTAAGACAATTGTTGTGGGAGGAGGCGTTGCAGCCAACCGCAGTTTACGAGAAAAATTAACCGCAAAAGCAGCAACAGAAGGCTTAACAGTTCATTTCCCGCCCCTGAAACTCTGCACCGATAATGCAGCGATGATTGCTTGCGCTGGAGTTCAACATTACGATCGCGCTCATTTTTCCTCCCCAACCCTTGCTGCAACCTCTCGTCTCCCCCTGACCGAGGTGATGAGTCTCTATTCCCACCAGAAGCAACCTGTCATCTAG